From the genome of Streptomyces sp. NBC_00659, one region includes:
- a CDS encoding NAD(P)/FAD-dependent oxidoreductase: MVDADQTFVIVGGGLAGAKAAETLRAEGFTGRVILICDERDHPYERPPLSKGYLLGKEGRDSVFVHEPAWYAQNDIELHLGQTVDAIDRAAKTVRFGDDGTLVHYDKLLIVTGAEPRRLDIPGTGLAGVHHLRRLAHAERLKGVLAALGRDNGHLVIAGAGWIGLEVAAAAREYGAEVTVIEPAPTPLHNVLGPELGELFTELHREHGVRFHFGVQLTEIVGQDGMVLAARTDDGEEHPAHDVLAAIGAAPRTGLAEAAGLEMADRAHGGGIAVDEQLRTSDPDVYAAGDVASFHHGLFDTRLRVEHWANALNGGPAAARSMLGRGAVYDRVPYFFSDQYDLGLEYSGWAPPGTYDQVVIRGDAAKREFIAFWVKDGRLLAGMNVNVWDVTDPIQRLIRSRSQVDIEALADPHVPLESLAP; this comes from the coding sequence GTGGTCGACGCGGATCAGACATTCGTCATCGTCGGAGGAGGCCTGGCAGGCGCCAAGGCGGCCGAGACGCTCCGAGCGGAGGGCTTCACCGGCCGCGTGATACTGATCTGCGACGAGCGCGACCACCCCTACGAACGTCCGCCGCTGTCCAAGGGCTACCTCCTCGGCAAGGAGGGACGCGACAGCGTCTTCGTGCACGAACCCGCGTGGTACGCGCAGAACGACATCGAGCTGCACCTCGGCCAGACCGTCGACGCGATCGACCGCGCGGCCAAGACCGTCCGCTTCGGTGACGACGGCACCCTCGTCCACTACGACAAACTGCTCATCGTGACCGGCGCCGAGCCGCGCCGCCTCGACATCCCGGGCACCGGCCTCGCAGGCGTCCACCATCTGCGCCGCCTCGCCCACGCCGAGCGCCTCAAGGGCGTCCTCGCCGCGCTCGGCCGGGACAACGGCCACCTCGTCATCGCCGGAGCCGGCTGGATCGGCCTGGAGGTCGCCGCCGCGGCCCGCGAGTACGGCGCCGAGGTCACCGTCATCGAACCCGCTCCGACCCCGCTGCACAACGTGCTCGGCCCGGAGCTGGGCGAGCTCTTCACCGAACTGCACCGCGAGCACGGGGTGCGTTTCCACTTCGGCGTCCAGCTCACCGAGATCGTCGGGCAGGACGGCATGGTCCTGGCCGCCCGCACCGACGACGGAGAGGAGCACCCCGCCCACGACGTCCTCGCGGCCATCGGGGCCGCCCCGCGCACCGGCCTCGCCGAGGCCGCCGGCCTGGAGATGGCCGACCGCGCGCACGGCGGCGGCATCGCCGTCGACGAGCAGCTGCGGACCTCCGACCCCGACGTGTACGCCGCCGGTGACGTCGCCTCCTTCCACCACGGCCTCTTCGACACCCGGCTGCGCGTCGAGCACTGGGCCAACGCCCTCAACGGCGGACCGGCCGCCGCCCGCTCGATGCTGGGCCGCGGGGCGGTGTACGACCGCGTGCCCTACTTCTTCTCCGACCAGTACGACCTGGGCCTGGAGTACTCGGGCTGGGCACCCCCGGGGACGTACGACCAGGTGGTGATCCGCGGCGACGCGGCCAAGCGGGAGTTCATCGCCTTCTGGGTGAAGGACGGCAGACTGCTCGCCGGGATGAACGTGAACGTGTGGGACGTCACCGATCCGATCCAGCGGCTCATCCGCTCCCGGTCCCAGGTGGACATCGAGGCGCTCGCCGACCCGCACGTCCCGCTGGAGAGCCTGGCCCCGTGA
- a CDS encoding deoxyguanosinetriphosphate triphosphohydrolase, protein MEGMAPRTEDTARQTPEDTAPQAHENHTAHENQTAHENQTAHDEYDLSAVERWAAEPDKRPGRTAFQRDRARVLHSAALRRLAGKTQVVTPGTLPQVLGASGSGGAPIQVWDASPRTRLTHSLECAQVGRELGAALGCDPDLVEAACLSHDLGHPPFGHNGEQALNEFAEDCGGFEGNAQSLRLLTRIEPKRFVRSRMVTSAFAGAGDDLVSVGLNLTRAALDAATKYPWPRGARPADPKSPKFGVYEDDRPVFDWVRKGAPGTRTCFEAQVMDWADDVAYSVHDIEDGLHAGHIDPASLYAGPERREIFAVAVGRYVPADTDPAELAEALDRLLGQEWWPHGYDGSAVAQARLKDATSQLIGRFCLAAEGATRARYGSGRLTRYAAELVVPRAARLECAVLKAVADRYVMQRAEQELLRADQRVVVAELAEALTARAPEVLDPQFRALFDQAADDRARKRVIVDQIASLTDASARSLHLRLTTRSHGGGQV, encoded by the coding sequence ATGGAAGGCATGGCACCGAGGACCGAAGACACCGCACGGCAGACACCCGAAGACACCGCACCACAGGCCCACGAGAACCACACGGCCCACGAGAACCAAACGGCCCATGAGAACCAAACGGCCCACGACGAGTACGACCTGTCGGCCGTCGAGCGCTGGGCCGCCGAGCCCGACAAACGACCGGGCCGCACCGCCTTCCAGCGCGACCGCGCACGCGTGCTGCACTCCGCGGCCCTGCGCCGCCTCGCGGGCAAGACCCAGGTCGTCACGCCCGGAACCCTTCCCCAGGTGCTCGGCGCCTCCGGATCCGGCGGCGCGCCCATCCAGGTGTGGGATGCCAGCCCGCGCACCCGGCTGACCCACTCCCTGGAGTGCGCCCAGGTGGGCCGCGAGCTGGGAGCCGCCCTGGGCTGCGACCCGGACCTGGTCGAGGCGGCCTGCCTCTCGCACGACCTGGGCCACCCTCCCTTCGGACACAACGGCGAACAGGCGCTCAACGAATTCGCCGAGGACTGCGGCGGATTCGAGGGCAACGCCCAGTCGCTGCGCCTGCTCACCCGGATCGAGCCCAAGCGCTTCGTGCGCAGCCGCATGGTCACCTCGGCCTTCGCCGGCGCGGGCGACGACCTCGTCAGCGTCGGCCTCAACCTCACCCGCGCCGCCCTCGACGCCGCCACCAAGTACCCGTGGCCGAGAGGCGCCCGTCCAGCCGATCCGAAGTCGCCGAAGTTCGGGGTCTACGAGGACGACCGGCCGGTGTTCGACTGGGTCCGCAAGGGCGCACCCGGCACCCGTACGTGCTTCGAGGCCCAGGTGATGGACTGGGCCGACGACGTCGCGTACTCGGTGCACGACATCGAGGACGGCCTGCACGCGGGCCACATCGACCCCGCCAGCCTGTACGCCGGACCGGAACGCCGGGAGATCTTCGCCGTGGCCGTCGGGCGGTACGTGCCCGCGGACACCGATCCCGCCGAGCTGGCCGAGGCCCTCGACCGGCTCCTCGGCCAGGAGTGGTGGCCGCACGGGTACGACGGATCGGCCGTCGCGCAGGCCCGCCTGAAGGACGCCACCAGCCAGCTCATCGGCCGGTTCTGCCTGGCCGCGGAGGGTGCCACCCGCGCCCGGTACGGCTCCGGACGCCTCACCCGGTACGCGGCGGAACTCGTCGTCCCGCGGGCCGCCAGGCTGGAGTGCGCCGTCCTCAAGGCGGTCGCCGACCGGTACGTGATGCAGCGCGCCGAACAGGAGCTGCTCCGCGCCGACCAGCGGGTCGTCGTCGCCGAACTGGCCGAGGCGCTCACCGCCCGCGCCCCCGAGGTGCTGGATCCGCAGTTCCGGGCGCTGTTCGACCAGGCGGCCGACGACCGTGCCCGCAAGCGCGTGATCGTGGACCAGATCGCATCGCTCACCGATGCCTCGGCGCGTTCCCTGCACCTCAGACTCACCACGCGTTCCCATGGGGGCGGACAAGTGTGA
- a CDS encoding sirohydrochlorin chelatase codes for MTASNPARDAFSHGLGGPPPRGADLEGHLGNAAQLLNRIAGQLGSSLALVSPDGTRRPPPPALVLVAHGSRDPRALATVRTLMERVRELRPHLPVHLGHIELNEPLLGDTLASLAGRQDTVLVPLLLGRGYHVRRDIPETAAAVPGLNARVAGPLGPHPLLVETLYARLVEAGWRTRMSDAARRASAVVLASAGSRAPDSAADTRRTAQLLAERLGVPVVPAYASAAAPTVPAAMRALAARGRHRIAVASYFTAPGRFATQCAEQAPWICAGPLGDHPAMARLVLHRYDQAVAAPEPSPERTLVPA; via the coding sequence ATGACGGCCTCGAACCCCGCTCGCGACGCGTTCTCCCACGGCCTCGGCGGCCCGCCGCCCCGCGGCGCCGACCTCGAAGGCCACCTCGGCAACGCGGCGCAGCTCCTGAACCGGATCGCCGGCCAGCTCGGCAGCAGCCTCGCTCTCGTCTCGCCCGACGGCACCCGCCGCCCGCCGCCGCCCGCCCTCGTCCTGGTCGCCCACGGCAGCCGTGACCCGCGCGCGCTCGCCACCGTACGCACCCTGATGGAACGCGTCCGCGAGCTGCGCCCGCACCTGCCCGTGCACCTCGGCCACATCGAGCTCAACGAGCCCCTCCTCGGCGACACGCTCGCCTCCCTGGCCGGCCGGCAGGACACCGTCCTCGTACCGCTGCTGCTCGGCCGCGGCTACCACGTCCGGCGCGACATCCCCGAGACCGCCGCCGCCGTCCCCGGCCTGAACGCCCGTGTCGCCGGCCCGCTCGGTCCGCACCCGCTGCTCGTGGAAACCCTCTACGCCCGCCTCGTGGAGGCCGGATGGCGCACCCGGATGAGCGACGCGGCCCGCCGCGCGAGCGCCGTCGTCCTCGCGTCCGCCGGATCCCGTGCCCCGGACTCGGCCGCCGACACGCGCCGCACCGCCCAGCTCCTCGCCGAACGCCTCGGCGTCCCGGTCGTCCCGGCCTACGCCTCCGCCGCCGCGCCCACCGTCCCCGCCGCCATGCGCGCGCTGGCCGCCCGGGGCCGCCACCGGATCGCCGTCGCCTCGTACTTCACCGCCCCCGGCCGCTTCGCCACGCAGTGCGCCGAGCAGGCCCCCTGGATCTGCGCCGGACCGCTGGGCGACCACCCGGCGATGGCCCGCCTCGTCCTGCACCGCTACGACCAGGCCGTAGCGGCCCCCGAGCCCTCCCCGGAGCGCACCCTGGTCCCGGCCTGA
- a CDS encoding SanA/YdcF family protein, with the protein MPRLPRPKRPSFRRPRLPRLPRTHRGQRRAVQALMLLCVLALLPATWLYVSTGDRLRTTADAPRTEVAIVFGAGLWDGEPSPYLAHRLDAAAKLYRAGRIQVVLVTGDNSREDYDEPDAMRAYLTAHGVPGRRIVSDYAGFDTWDSCVRARKIFGVHEAVLISQDFHIRRALALCRAAGVRSYGVGVAARHDATWYYGNTREIFAAGKAALDAVFEPDPHFLGPKEHGVTRALAAAR; encoded by the coding sequence ATGCCGCGTCTGCCGCGCCCGAAGCGCCCGAGCTTCCGCAGGCCCCGTCTGCCGCGCCTGCCGCGTACGCACAGGGGGCAACGGCGGGCCGTGCAGGCGCTGATGCTCCTGTGCGTACTGGCGCTGCTCCCGGCGACCTGGCTGTACGTGTCGACGGGCGACCGGCTGCGGACGACGGCGGACGCCCCGCGCACCGAGGTCGCGATCGTGTTCGGCGCGGGCCTGTGGGACGGCGAGCCGTCCCCGTATCTCGCCCACCGCCTGGACGCCGCCGCGAAGCTGTACCGGGCCGGCCGGATCCAGGTCGTCCTCGTCACCGGCGACAACAGCCGCGAGGACTACGACGAGCCCGACGCGATGCGCGCCTACCTCACCGCGCACGGGGTGCCCGGCCGGCGGATCGTCAGCGACTACGCCGGCTTCGACACCTGGGACTCCTGCGTCCGTGCCCGGAAGATCTTCGGTGTCCACGAGGCCGTCCTGATCAGCCAGGACTTCCACATCCGCCGGGCTCTCGCCCTGTGCCGGGCGGCGGGGGTGCGCTCGTACGGCGTCGGCGTGGCCGCCAGGCACGACGCCACCTGGTACTACGGCAACACCCGGGAGATCTTCGCGGCGGGCAAGGCCGCGCTGGACGCGGTGTTCGAGCCGGATCCGCATTTCCTCGGCCCGAAGGAGCACGGGGTGACCCGGGCTCTGGCGGCGGCCCGCTAG
- a CDS encoding molybdopterin oxidoreductase family protein, with the protein MTASVTPTHCPYCALQCGMNLTPAPGGGVTVTERADFPVNRGALCGKGRTAPALLSSRVRLTSPLVRTGGVLRPAGWDEALSRIAGGLARTRADHGPDACGVFGGGGLTNEKAYALGKFARVVLGTSQIDYNGRFCMSSAAAAGIRAFGLDRGLPFPLEDVPRTGCVILVGSNLAETMPPALRFVTELKENGGTLIVIDPRRTRTAEQADLHLAPRPGTDLALALGMLHLVVAEGRTDEEYIRDRTSGWEEARAAAMVHWPEYVERITGVSVPQLRHAVRMFCEPENAMVLTARGPEQHSKGTDTVGAWINLCLATGRSGRPLSGYGCLTGQGNGQGGREHGQKADQLPGYRKLTDPAARRHVAEVWGIDPATLPGPGRSAYELLDAMGTDIRSLLLMGSNPVVSAPRAAHIEERLKSLDFLAVADVVLSETAALADVVLPVAQWAEETGTTTNLEGRVLLRRRALTPPEGVRSDLEVLHGLAALLGVEKGFPADPEEVFEELRRASAGGPADYSGITYRRLAEENGVFWPCPAPGIPDAGTEARGTGPGAPDAFRKTPDGTPAVADTSAAGGSGSSPSPSSDPSPGSSLSSDPSPRQHPGTPRLFLERFATEDGRARFVPVSHRPAAEEPDDEYPVLLTTGRVVAQYQSGAQTRRVDELNAAAPGPYVEMHPRLAERLGAADGDAVTVVSRRGRAVAPARLTTAIRPDTVFMPFHWPGEGRANTLTNPALDPVSRMPEFKACAVRVEAARKD; encoded by the coding sequence ATGACGGCCTCCGTGACGCCCACCCACTGCCCGTACTGCGCCCTGCAGTGCGGGATGAACCTGACGCCCGCGCCGGGCGGCGGCGTCACGGTGACCGAGCGTGCGGACTTCCCGGTGAACCGGGGCGCGCTGTGCGGCAAGGGGCGCACGGCGCCGGCGCTGCTGTCGTCCCGGGTGCGGCTCACCTCGCCGCTCGTGCGCACCGGGGGCGTCCTCAGGCCCGCGGGCTGGGACGAGGCCCTGTCCCGGATCGCCGGGGGCCTGGCCCGCACGCGCGCGGACCACGGGCCGGACGCCTGCGGGGTGTTCGGCGGCGGCGGACTGACGAACGAGAAGGCCTACGCCCTCGGGAAGTTCGCCCGCGTCGTCCTCGGCACCTCGCAGATCGACTACAACGGCCGCTTCTGCATGTCGTCCGCGGCGGCGGCCGGCATCAGGGCCTTCGGTCTCGACCGGGGACTGCCCTTTCCGCTGGAGGACGTTCCGCGGACCGGATGTGTGATCCTCGTCGGCTCCAACCTCGCCGAGACGATGCCGCCCGCGCTGCGGTTCGTCACCGAGCTGAAGGAGAACGGCGGCACGCTGATCGTCATCGACCCGCGCCGCACCCGCACGGCCGAACAGGCGGACCTGCACCTGGCACCGCGCCCGGGAACGGATCTGGCGCTCGCGCTCGGGATGCTGCATCTGGTCGTCGCCGAGGGACGTACGGACGAGGAGTACATCCGGGACCGTACGAGCGGCTGGGAGGAGGCGCGGGCGGCCGCGATGGTGCACTGGCCGGAGTACGTGGAACGGATCACGGGGGTGTCCGTTCCCCAGCTCCGCCACGCCGTGCGGATGTTCTGCGAGCCCGAGAACGCGATGGTCCTGACCGCGCGCGGGCCCGAGCAGCACTCCAAGGGCACCGACACGGTGGGCGCCTGGATCAACCTGTGCCTGGCCACCGGGCGTTCGGGCCGGCCGCTGTCGGGATACGGCTGTCTCACCGGGCAGGGCAACGGGCAGGGCGGGCGCGAACACGGCCAGAAGGCCGACCAGTTGCCCGGCTACCGCAAGCTCACCGATCCGGCCGCGCGGCGGCATGTGGCCGAGGTGTGGGGCATCGACCCCGCCACGCTGCCCGGACCCGGGCGCAGCGCGTACGAGCTCCTCGACGCGATGGGGACGGACATCCGCTCCCTGCTGCTGATGGGGTCGAACCCGGTGGTGTCCGCGCCCCGCGCCGCGCACATCGAGGAACGCCTGAAGTCGCTGGACTTCCTCGCGGTCGCCGATGTCGTCCTCTCCGAGACCGCCGCCCTCGCGGACGTCGTCCTGCCGGTCGCCCAGTGGGCCGAGGAGACCGGCACGACGACGAACCTGGAGGGCCGTGTGCTGCTCCGCCGGCGCGCGCTCACCCCTCCCGAGGGGGTGCGCAGCGATCTCGAGGTGCTGCACGGACTCGCCGCGCTCCTCGGCGTGGAGAAGGGTTTTCCCGCCGACCCGGAGGAGGTCTTCGAGGAACTGCGCCGGGCGAGTGCGGGTGGTCCGGCGGACTATTCGGGGATCACCTACCGCCGGCTGGCCGAGGAGAACGGGGTGTTCTGGCCCTGCCCGGCCCCGGGGATTCCGGACGCGGGCACGGAAGCCCGGGGCACGGGCCCAGGGGCCCCGGACGCCTTCCGGAAGACCCCGGACGGGACTCCGGCGGTCGCGGACACCTCGGCGGCGGGCGGTTCCGGCTCCAGCCCCAGCCCCAGTTCCGACCCCAGCCCCGGCTCCAGCCTCAGTTCCGACCCCAGCCCCAGGCAGCATCCGGGCACGCCGCGCCTCTTCCTCGAACGGTTCGCCACCGAGGACGGCCGGGCGCGGTTCGTCCCCGTGTCGCACCGGCCCGCCGCCGAGGAGCCGGACGACGAGTACCCGGTGCTGCTGACCACCGGGCGGGTGGTGGCCCAGTACCAGTCGGGGGCGCAGACGCGGCGCGTGGACGAACTGAACGCCGCCGCGCCCGGCCCGTACGTGGAGATGCATCCGCGGCTGGCCGAACGGCTCGGCGCGGCGGACGGGGACGCCGTGACGGTGGTGTCGCGGCGCGGCCGGGCCGTCGCACCGGCCCGGCTCACCACGGCCATCCGCCCCGACACCGTGTTCATGCCCTTCCACTGGCCCGGAGAGGGCCGCGCCAACACCCTCACCAACCCGGCCCTGGATCCGGTCTCCCGGATGCCGGAGTTCAAGGCGTGCGCGGTACGGGTGGAGGCGGCGCGGAAGGACTGA
- a CDS encoding twin-arginine translocation signal domain-containing protein, with translation MADRDLTRRRLLALSGAAVGATLGIGISSCSTQAPKPGKHPGSGSTEAPGTAGKSGPEGPSAR, from the coding sequence ATGGCCGACCGCGACTTGACCCGACGACGTCTCCTCGCGCTCAGCGGGGCGGCCGTCGGCGCCACCCTGGGCATCGGAATCAGCTCCTGCTCGACGCAGGCTCCCAAACCGGGCAAGCACCCCGGCTCGGGCTCGACGGAAGCACCCGGGACCGCCGGGAAGTCCGGGCCGGAAGGCCCGAGCGCCCGCTGA
- a CDS encoding gamma-glutamylcyclotransferase family protein: protein MPFFVYGTLRPGEHNHDLFLRGRTRSEEPGRMRGLALYAGPGYPYAVDEPGGAVCGEIVTARAEAYEQLLFELDELEEYVPGDARSLYERVARDAVRADGVTVVRAWVYVAAPAVAARLRSGGKLIEDGDWRGGRDGDGDCHGQEGGDGDGGDGSAGGAG from the coding sequence TTGCCCTTCTTCGTCTACGGCACCCTGCGGCCCGGCGAGCACAACCACGACCTGTTCCTGCGCGGCCGTACCCGCTCCGAGGAGCCCGGACGGATGCGCGGGCTCGCGCTGTACGCGGGGCCCGGATACCCGTACGCCGTCGACGAACCCGGTGGCGCGGTGTGCGGCGAGATCGTGACCGCCCGGGCCGAAGCCTACGAGCAACTGCTGTTTGAGCTGGATGAGTTGGAGGAGTACGTGCCGGGCGACGCGCGCAGTCTGTACGAACGCGTCGCACGTGACGCTGTGCGGGCGGACGGCGTCACGGTCGTGCGGGCCTGGGTGTACGTCGCCGCGCCCGCGGTGGCGGCCCGCCTGCGGTCCGGCGGCAAGCTGATCGAGGACGGGGACTGGCGCGGAGGCAGGGACGGGGACGGGGACTGCCACGGGCAGGAGGGCGGGGACGGGGACGGGGGAGACGGTTCGGCGGGCGGGGCCGGCTGA
- the cutA gene encoding divalent-cation tolerance protein CutA, with the protein MELPACLAVLTTTDAAEKAEALARGAVAARVAACAQISGPVTSVYRWEGAVETASEWRIQFKTTVARYPALEAYLLDAHDYDTPEIIATPVAAGSPDYLRWLEEETAP; encoded by the coding sequence ATGGAACTGCCGGCCTGCCTGGCCGTCCTGACCACGACGGACGCGGCGGAGAAGGCCGAGGCGCTGGCCCGGGGCGCGGTGGCGGCGCGGGTCGCGGCCTGTGCCCAGATCTCGGGGCCGGTCACCTCCGTCTACCGCTGGGAGGGCGCCGTGGAGACGGCCTCCGAATGGCGGATCCAGTTCAAGACGACCGTGGCGCGCTACCCGGCGCTGGAGGCGTATCTCCTGGACGCCCACGACTACGACACACCCGAGATCATCGCGACCCCGGTCGCGGCGGGAAGCCCGGACTATCTGCGCTGGCTGGAGGAGGAGACGGCCCCTTGA
- a CDS encoding M4 family metallopeptidase has product MSRIRHIRGSSLATAGAAVTAATLLAAALAPAANADSGPTRATAVENAASVLAAHAANLGLTAAQHTTVRDVVVDKDGTQHVRYDRTYRELPVLGGDFVVHLAPDGSYRGANRATSKAISLADVTPELSGAKAAGLAVNALRAANPGEALKKVTARPRLIVDALHGTPRLTWRTDAVGQDRLGNPVARTVLTDARTGARIDAWDSVETATGDGNSLYGGTVPLETTQSGSTYQLKDPTRGNTYTGDAANKTDLCIFGICISRAPATLFTDADNHWGTGATSDRSSAAVDAQYGTNETWDYYKNVHGRNGIAGDGKGSYNRVHYGNNYNNAFWDDSCFCMTYGDGDGSTFGPLVALDVAGHEMSHGVTSKTAALTYSGESGGLNEATSDIFGTMVEWYANNPSDAGDYLIGEEIVRSGFGKPALRFMDKPSKDGNSADCWSSSVGNLDVHYSSGVANHFAYLLSEGSGAKTVNGVGYDSPTCNGSTVSGIGHDKVGRIWYRALTVYMTSSTKYAGARTATLNAAKDLYGAGSAEYAAVAAAWSAVSVS; this is encoded by the coding sequence ATGAGTCGAATACGGCACATCCGAGGTTCCTCTCTCGCCACCGCAGGCGCCGCCGTGACCGCGGCCACCCTGCTGGCCGCCGCGCTCGCCCCGGCCGCGAACGCCGACAGCGGGCCGACCCGGGCGACCGCCGTCGAGAACGCGGCCTCGGTACTGGCGGCCCACGCCGCGAACCTGGGTCTCACCGCGGCTCAGCACACCACCGTCCGGGATGTCGTCGTCGACAAGGACGGCACCCAGCACGTGCGCTACGACCGGACCTATCGCGAACTGCCCGTACTGGGCGGCGACTTCGTGGTCCACCTGGCTCCGGACGGCTCGTACCGAGGCGCGAACCGCGCGACGAGCAAGGCCATTTCGCTGGCCGACGTCACTCCGGAACTCTCCGGCGCCAAGGCGGCCGGCCTGGCGGTGAACGCGCTGCGCGCCGCCAACCCCGGTGAGGCACTGAAGAAAGTGACGGCGAGACCGCGGCTGATCGTCGACGCCCTGCACGGAACTCCGAGGCTGACCTGGCGCACCGACGCGGTGGGCCAGGACCGGCTCGGCAACCCGGTCGCGCGCACGGTGCTGACCGACGCCCGCACCGGCGCGCGGATCGACGCGTGGGACAGCGTCGAGACGGCGACGGGCGACGGCAACTCGCTCTACGGCGGCACGGTTCCGCTGGAGACGACGCAGTCCGGATCGACGTACCAGCTGAAGGACCCGACGCGCGGGAACACGTACACGGGCGACGCGGCGAACAAGACGGACCTGTGCATCTTCGGGATCTGCATCAGCCGGGCGCCCGCGACGCTCTTCACCGACGCCGACAACCACTGGGGCACGGGCGCGACTTCGGACCGCTCATCCGCCGCGGTGGACGCACAGTACGGCACGAACGAGACCTGGGACTACTACAAGAACGTCCACGGGCGGAACGGCATCGCGGGCGACGGCAAGGGCTCGTACAACCGCGTGCACTACGGCAACAACTACAACAACGCCTTCTGGGACGACAGTTGCTTCTGCATGACGTACGGGGACGGGGACGGCTCGACGTTCGGGCCGCTCGTCGCGCTGGACGTCGCCGGGCACGAGATGTCGCACGGCGTCACCTCGAAGACGGCCGCGCTGACCTACTCGGGCGAGTCCGGCGGCCTGAACGAGGCGACGTCCGACATCTTCGGCACCATGGTGGAGTGGTACGCGAACAACCCCTCGGACGCCGGTGACTACCTGATCGGCGAGGAGATCGTCCGCTCCGGCTTCGGCAAGCCCGCCCTCCGCTTCATGGACAAGCCCTCCAAGGACGGCAACTCGGCCGACTGCTGGAGCAGTTCGGTCGGCAACCTGGACGTCCACTACTCCTCCGGCGTCGCCAACCACTTCGCCTACCTCCTCTCGGAGGGCAGCGGGGCGAAGACCGTCAACGGCGTCGGCTACGACTCCCCCACCTGCAACGGCTCCACGGTGTCCGGCATCGGGCACGACAAGGTGGGCAGGATCTGGTACCGCGCGCTGACGGTCTACATGACCTCGTCGACGAAGTACGCGGGCGCGCGCACCGCCACACTGAACGCGGCCAAGGACCTCTACGGAGCGGGCAGCGCCGAGTACGCGGCCGTGGCGGCGGCCTGGTCGGCGGTCTCCGTGAGCTGA